Within Bradymonas sediminis, the genomic segment GCCGCAGCAAATCGAATCGCTCTCGGGGTGCAAAAACAGTCCGGCGTCGATGCCCACGTGACGCAACAGAATCGCGAGCAGAAGCGACTGCGACTCCTGGTTGCCGAGGCGGTACAAAAGCGTATGAACCGGCCCAAAGATCGTCTCCGGGTCGTCCTCGGGGACGAAGGGAATCCCCTGGACAAAATCCGCCAAAAAACGCGCCATCTCGAAGCGCCGTCGCTCCTCATCGCCCCCCAAACCACCCCCACCCAAAACACCGTCTCGACCAGGCTCCGCCGACCTAAACCCACTTCGCTCGGCGAGCAATTCGGCGAGCGGTGCGAGCATTTCGTAGTTGTCACAGACGATGGCGTTGGCGAGCTTCTGGAAGGCGAGCGTCGCGGGTAATTTGAGCAACGCGGCGTCGGATCCGGTGGCGGCGTCGCTGTCCCCATCGGCCTCCCAAACGGTGCACGGAGTGCCCCAGATGCTCTGGTCTTCGAGCATAAACGCGGGGTTCTGGAGCTGCTTTGTAATCCAGTTGAGCTGCTCGCTAAGTTGGGGCGTATCGGCGTCATAAATCCGGGCGCGCGCCGCGATCTCTCGCCCGATTCCGACGTCACACATCGCCTCTTCGCTCATCTGGGCGCGCGGCGAATCCTCGCTCGCGCCGACCTCACGCGGGCTGTCGAGCATCCAGCGATGGCGCGTCCAGATAAGGTCGGTGACGCTGCCATCCGCGCTGAACCAGCAGCGGCCCAAATCGAAGATATCGCCCTCGCCCTCCTCCGATCCGACGCCAAATTGCGCGCGGCGTTTGCCGCCGGTGCTGCTTCCTTCGGGGCGCAGGCGGCTGTCGAGCCAGGAGAGCGCGCGTTTGCGGGCGAATTGGTCGCGATCGCGCTCGCTGAGGTCCTCGTAATAGATATCGTCGCGCGAGCGGGCCTGACCGACGCGGCGCCGGCCGTGCAGCTCGTCCTCGTCGGCCCAGAAATCGTAGCGGGCGCGCAGGCGGTCATGATAAAGGACGCGCTCCAAATAAACGCGGCAAAAACGCAACAGAAGCTCGACGCCGTCGCGGTGAATCGCGTGGGCCGTGCCGTTGCCGCCGAGATGCGGGTCGTAGAGATAAAAGCCCTCGTCTGGGCCGAGCGCGTGCTCGGGCGGCGCGTCGGGGTCCGCGATATGAAGGGCGACCTGAATATCGCTGTCGGCGCCGCGATAGATCGACGGGAGCAGCGCGCGCATCGCCGCAGCGATGAGGCGCGCGTCGCGCAATTGCAGGCGCGGGCAATCGGGCGAGGACACGATCTCGAGCGCCGGGTTCGGGTAGATCCCGAGCGCGACGGTGCGCAGCGTCTCGGGCTCAATATCATCAAACAAAATGCGCTGGCGCACCTCGTAATGATGGGCGTCGAGCCGGAAGGTCGCCCGATGTTGGGTGCGGCATTCGACCGCGCCGAGCGACACGGCCAGCGGAAAATCGCCAATAAACAGCGGCTCGGCGTCGACATTATTCTCGCCGGATTTCGCGTTGGCCCGAAGGGGCGCGACCGCGCCCGGCAGCATATCGCTGGAGCGCATCGGCCTGACGTAGGTGCGACGCCGCGGGCTCGAGATCTCGTCATTAAGAAAGGGCTCGACCAAAATATCGTGGGCCGATACCGGGCTCGTCTTGCGCTGCTGGCGCGACTCTTCGGCTGCCCGGCTCACCACGACATAGCGCCCCTTCGCGCTCTCAAAAATCCGGCCCGGATAATACAGATGACGCGCGCTGATCTTGTCGGTTTCTTCGAGCACGGTGAGGTTTGTGCGGTCGCGCACGGCGACGCTTGGCCCCGGCGGGCGCTCGACCTGGGCGACGCGCGGCGGCAGCAAATGCGCGACCGACGAGGGGTCGTGCTCCTTGCCGCTGGCGACCGCTTTGAGCGGCACGCGCACATGCAAATTCGTCTCGTATTCGTTATGCGCCTCGTCGAGATCGGTGCGCGACTCGTGGAGCAAGAGCCCGGATTCGGCCAGCCGCGAGAGCGTGTGAACCGCGGTATTTCCAAAAACGTCAAGGATATCGGCGACCTCCAACCAGGTGTCGACAAGGTCCGAGGCAAGATGCGCCTCGACCGCCTGTCCAAAGGGCGCGCGGACCACGGGGCGCGGCAAGGTGCGCACGATCTCGGCCAGCGAAGAGTTCGGGTTCAGCTCGGTCAGCGCCATGCGCTCGTCGGAGTCGACCACGCTGATGAGGGCGATGGGCACCGGCCCGGCGAGTTCGGTCTCACCCTCGGCCGGCAGGTAGCGAAGCCCCGCGCGGCTCAAGTGGCGAATCTCGCGGCGCACCGTGCTGATATGCCCCTCCAAAAAGACCACGCAGGCGTCGAGCGGCGACTCGACATCGTATTGCGGCTCCTGGCCAAGCTTTAACTGACGGCGCCCGTGGCGGCGCATCGCGTCGCCGCAGCGGTGATAATGCCAGGCGATCCCCAGGCGCTCGCAGGAGGCGATGAGGTCTGCGACCGACACACCGTCGCCCGTCTGTGTGCTGAAGTCGCTGAGCTGATAAAACAGATGATAGCGCCCCGGTTCGGCGTCCTCCAACGCTTCGGTCCCCGTGGCCGAGGACGCGTCCCCGTAGCCATCGTCGCTATAATCGAAGGTCCGCGTCACCGCGTCGATGCCGCATAATGACTTCAGCCAGGCCGCGGTATTATGCATCGAATCGGTGCCCAGGATCAGGGTCACCGGCGCGCTCTCCTCGCCCAATTGATTGGTGCCAAGCAGCTCGCGCACCCGCAGCGTTAGCCGACGAAACGCCAATTGCATATGGACCTCGACCGGCCCACAAAACGACTCGGCGTCGTCGATAATAATCAGGCCCAGGGTCTTTAAAAACGGCGCAAAAAGCTGCGGCTCATCCAGGATCGACACCACCAATTGGCGAAGGCTCGTGACGATGACATCGGGGATAATACCCTGGCTAAGATCCGAGATCAGGCTGGAATTTGCGGCTTTTACGCGCAGCGTCCAGCGAAGCGTCGAGGGCTCCAGGGTCGCGCGCAGCAGCTCGCTAAAGCGCTCGGCGGACTCCTCGTCGCGGGTGACGACCAGCGTCGAGCGGGTGTGGGTGAGCGCATGGTTGAAGGCGGCGAGCATGGCGAGGGTGGTCTTGCCGCTGCCGTCGGGCGCGAGGATGACCTGGTTGCGATGGCGCTGGCCGGACTCATCCTCAATCCCCGCCCCGCTCACCCGTCCCAGCTCCAGACTCGCCGCTTTGGGCGGCGGGTCGAGGTGGACATAAGCCTGGCGCGAGAGCGTCTCCAGGACGCTCTGCTGCATATGCGTCAGCCCGATCTTTTGGGCATCGGGGTTATCCGAATGGCTCGGGTAGATCTCTTCGAGCAAATCCGAGATGAGCCCGCGGTCGGCCGGCCGCGCGGCCGCCTCGATCGGCTGAACGACGCGCGGCGCCTCGAAGGTATAGGGCTCCTCGACCAGCAGCCGCGTCTTGAGA encodes:
- a CDS encoding DEAD/DEAH box helicase; translated protein: MNDLPGGNGFIAGLVLLIRMFIAQMWRWLAEAFDLAQHIGPMGAALVILGVCALAFSIAFAMQRRINRALIANPSDTVSIPMQELAFLLPVVVVYVLIYPILLIIRAIRAAINAIGALFASKDDAKEKEEKAEAKEPPSVIVASIGPSFLWAGLIVAALFGLAWLTEPLLRYQLGLGEGAPAWQYLLLGSRPEMQWYMPLQRFPYLNLLSSAALWFGVWWWTARIIRVVYGSELGANLASRIHNNHLLASWRTWFGASKLFKADDSYRSWASWLLVAAVPFLAWGLGTIAGDPYRMHSSFFSISVILWVSWAIHLSLSGHWYLSEPKVEAPPEVEPDPGKGWPDVLADLKTRLLVEEPYTFEAPRVVQPIEAAARPADRGLISDLLEEIYPSHSDNPDAQKIGLTHMQQSVLETLSRQAYVHLDPPPKAASLELGRVSGAGIEDESGQRHRNQVILAPDGSGKTTLAMLAAFNHALTHTRSTLVVTRDEESAERFSELLRATLEPSTLRWTLRVKAANSSLISDLSQGIIPDVIVTSLRQLVVSILDEPQLFAPFLKTLGLIIIDDAESFCGPVEVHMQLAFRRLTLRVRELLGTNQLGEESAPVTLILGTDSMHNTAAWLKSLCGIDAVTRTFDYSDDGYGDASSATGTEALEDAEPGRYHLFYQLSDFSTQTGDGVSVADLIASCERLGIAWHYHRCGDAMRRHGRRQLKLGQEPQYDVESPLDACVVFLEGHISTVRREIRHLSRAGLRYLPAEGETELAGPVPIALISVVDSDERMALTELNPNSSLAEIVRTLPRPVVRAPFGQAVEAHLASDLVDTWLEVADILDVFGNTAVHTLSRLAESGLLLHESRTDLDEAHNEYETNLHVRVPLKAVASGKEHDPSSVAHLLPPRVAQVERPPGPSVAVRDRTNLTVLEETDKISARHLYYPGRIFESAKGRYVVVSRAAEESRQQRKTSPVSAHDILVEPFLNDEISSPRRRTYVRPMRSSDMLPGAVAPLRANAKSGENNVDAEPLFIGDFPLAVSLGAVECRTQHRATFRLDAHHYEVRQRILFDDIEPETLRTVALGIYPNPALEIVSSPDCPRLQLRDARLIAAAMRALLPSIYRGADSDIQVALHIADPDAPPEHALGPDEGFYLYDPHLGGNGTAHAIHRDGVELLLRFCRVYLERVLYHDRLRARYDFWADEDELHGRRRVGQARSRDDIYYEDLSERDRDQFARKRALSWLDSRLRPEGSSTGGKRRAQFGVGSEEGEGDIFDLGRCWFSADGSVTDLIWTRHRWMLDSPREVGASEDSPRAQMSEEAMCDVGIGREIAARARIYDADTPQLSEQLNWITKQLQNPAFMLEDQSIWGTPCTVWEADGDSDAATGSDAALLKLPATLAFQKLANAIVCDNYEMLAPLAELLAERSGFRSAEPGRDGVLGGGGLGGDEERRRFEMARFLADFVQGIPFVPEDDPETIFGPVHTLLYRLGNQESQSLLLAILLRHVGIDAGLFLHPESDSICCGAALPADPSAEGIARWRAEFGDPEQSLIWAELAPQPGATGGVERAFVPIVTDSQTPLASIEALGLSSDGQGKWVFLPLSAAWLRLGVEKREIKEER